The Actinomadura sp. WMMB 499 genome includes a window with the following:
- the mnhG gene encoding monovalent cation/H(+) antiporter subunit G, whose amino-acid sequence MSVADVVTAILLPAGAAFSFVGALGMLRFPDLLSRLHAATKPQTIGLLLVLGGVAPQADSRTAAAPLLLVAIFQLITAPVAAQTIGDAAYRSGSLDRDRLAVDETTDETTGA is encoded by the coding sequence ATGAGCGTCGCCGACGTCGTCACCGCGATCCTGCTCCCGGCCGGTGCGGCCTTCTCGTTCGTCGGCGCCCTCGGCATGCTGCGCTTCCCCGACCTGCTCAGCCGCCTGCACGCGGCGACGAAACCGCAGACCATCGGCCTGCTGCTGGTCCTCGGCGGCGTCGCGCCCCAGGCGGACTCGCGCACCGCCGCCGCCCCGCTCCTGCTCGTCGCGATCTTCCAGCTGATCACCGCCCCGGTCGCCGCCCAGACGATCGGCGACGCCGCCTACCGTTCCGGCAGCCTCGACCGCGACCGCCTCGCCGTCGACGAGACCACCGACGAGACCACCGGGGCGTGA
- a CDS encoding Zn-ribbon domain-containing OB-fold protein — MFEPMIDADSRPYWDGIARGELLLQHCLSCARTIFYPRALCPLCFSTELEWRTASGSGTVYSYTVMRKAFGRFATDPPTVLALVDLDEGVRMMTHLVGLDPSDARIGARVEVTVKSVEEDLSLPCFTPVP, encoded by the coding sequence ATGTTCGAACCGATGATCGACGCCGATTCGCGTCCCTACTGGGACGGCATCGCGCGCGGCGAGCTGCTGCTGCAGCACTGCCTGAGCTGCGCGCGCACCATCTTCTACCCCCGGGCGCTGTGCCCGCTCTGCTTCTCGACCGAACTGGAGTGGCGGACCGCGTCGGGCTCCGGCACCGTCTACTCCTACACCGTGATGCGCAAGGCGTTCGGGCGCTTCGCCACCGACCCGCCGACGGTGCTGGCCCTCGTCGACCTGGACGAGGGCGTGCGGATGATGACCCACCTGGTCGGCCTGGACCCGTCGGACGCGCGGATCGGGGCCCGGGTCGAGGTCACCGTGAAGTCCGTCGAGGAGGACCTGTCCCTGCCCTGCTTCACCCCGGTCCCTTGA
- a CDS encoding MFS transporter, with the protein MIFRSRDHAPSPRGRIRPGYHWRVLSVITVGSMLTGMNASTLNVALPVVARHFDAGPSAAHWVLLSFMLTNTVLLVLFGRISDVVGRRTMNLGGYALFTLSSLLLGLAPSIEVLIALRVVQAIGFAMILANSTALIAHAFPADRLSQGMGVYISAISLAQVLGPSVGGLIAASAGWRWVFWFNVPIGLLAVCWGAVTLRKVPRGPREPIDVRGTLLLLGWLGGLLFAVSESSALGWDAAVVRAGLLACAVLLPVFWWTQRRTAHPLIDVSLYRDAAFSLANLAAFLHTLARFGVVLIFSLFFQGLWRVDAGTAGLAVLPVPIAMLASSPLAGLLARLAGARTVAVFGPACTAAGLLVLLPALDAGTPYWMFAVGLALMGAGSGIFLTCNTTAIMSRVPDDRLGAVNGQRLTLQNVGNTLGIAMSLTLITGPLPASQRPQVYAGLVPGTGDALLTGYRHAVIVMTAMALLSLAAAVAGMLAERAAGSREPAGP; encoded by the coding sequence GTGATCTTCCGATCGCGCGATCACGCTCCCTCACCGCGCGGGCGGATCCGGCCGGGCTACCACTGGCGGGTCCTCTCGGTCATCACCGTCGGCTCGATGCTCACCGGGATGAACGCCAGCACGCTCAACGTCGCCCTGCCCGTGGTGGCCCGCCACTTCGACGCGGGGCCGAGCGCCGCCCACTGGGTGCTGCTGTCCTTCATGCTGACCAACACCGTCCTGCTGGTTCTGTTCGGGCGGATCTCCGACGTCGTCGGCCGGCGCACGATGAACCTGGGCGGCTACGCGCTGTTCACCCTTTCGAGCCTGCTGCTCGGCCTCGCCCCCTCCATCGAGGTGCTCATCGCCCTGCGCGTCGTGCAGGCGATCGGCTTCGCCATGATCCTGGCCAACAGCACCGCCCTGATCGCCCACGCCTTCCCGGCCGACCGGCTCAGCCAGGGCATGGGCGTCTACATCTCCGCCATCTCCCTGGCGCAGGTCCTGGGCCCCTCGGTCGGCGGCCTGATCGCGGCCTCCGCGGGCTGGCGCTGGGTGTTCTGGTTCAACGTGCCGATCGGGCTGCTGGCCGTCTGCTGGGGAGCGGTGACCCTGCGCAAGGTGCCGCGCGGGCCGCGCGAACCGATCGACGTGCGCGGCACGCTGCTGCTGCTCGGCTGGCTCGGCGGACTCCTGTTCGCGGTCTCGGAGAGTTCCGCGCTCGGCTGGGACGCCGCGGTGGTGCGCGCCGGGCTGCTGGCCTGCGCGGTCCTGCTCCCGGTCTTCTGGTGGACGCAGCGGCGCACGGCGCACCCGCTGATCGACGTGAGCCTGTACCGCGACGCCGCGTTCTCCCTCGCGAACCTCGCCGCCTTCCTCCACACGCTCGCGCGCTTCGGCGTCGTCCTGATCTTCTCGCTGTTCTTCCAGGGACTGTGGCGTGTCGACGCGGGCACGGCCGGGCTGGCGGTGCTGCCGGTGCCGATCGCCATGCTCGCGAGCTCCCCGCTCGCGGGACTGCTGGCCCGGCTGGCCGGAGCACGGACGGTGGCCGTGTTCGGCCCCGCCTGCACCGCGGCCGGGCTGCTGGTCCTGCTGCCCGCCCTCGACGCCGGCACGCCCTACTGGATGTTCGCCGTGGGCCTGGCCCTCATGGGGGCGGGATCGGGGATCTTCCTCACCTGCAACACGACCGCGATCATGTCGCGCGTCCCGGACGACCGGCTCGGCGCCGTCAACGGCCAGCGGCTCACCCTCCAGAACGTGGGCAACACCCTCGGCATCGCCATGTCGCTCACGCTCATCACCGGCCCGCTGCCCGCGTCCCAGCGCCCCCAGGTCTACGCGGGCCTGGTGCCCGGGACGGGGGACGCGCTGCTGACCGGCTACCGCCACGCCGTGATCGTCATGACCGCCATGGCGCTGCTCTCCCTGGCGGCCGCCGTCGCGGGCATGCTCGCCGAACGCGCCGCCGGTTCCCGCGAACCCGCCGGGCCGTGA
- a CDS encoding acetate--CoA ligase family protein: protein MSLRELFTPKSIALIGATDRSRWSQFTHQNLRDFDGPVYRINPHGGTVHGGPAYRSVAEVPGPVDLAYVMVPTKAVLPVLRECAAAGVRAAAVLTAGFAEVGEEGRRLQDEVVALAREHDLTVLGPNGNGYINAAAGIVPYGLPIPGPVPRGPVGFVLQSGALVSGVLGAAAARNVGTSLLVSMGNEAAVTVADVVDHMVDDPGTRVIALFLESVRDPEAFRRAAERALAAGKPIVALKVGRSKIGARSAAAHTGALVGDDRVTDAAFHRLGVVRVRSLEDLIATAGLLAATGPLPGGRVGVVTPSGGACEIIADRAEDEGVQLPEFAERTLAELRELCPPFATVQNPLDVTGYVLLDPTLLVRALQVVAADPGVDVTVLLADLPRRRPADEAAEALVRGRVSALADVVRSTTEATGRPIVVMSTTMSEISEYGRELVEQTGHPHVLGGIEHGLTALGNALTWSAHHRRAPAPAAAPVEAVPADPDRDPLELLADAGVPVVPTLRVAGAEEAVAAAESAGYPVVVKVDGDIPHKTDIGGVRLGLRTAAEVREAYAAVVAAGGEAATGAVVQPQREDGVELIAGVVRDPTWGLVLAVGLGGIWTEVMRDSVLRLLPVHRAEIKEMIGGLRGAPLLRGARGRRPADLDRLAEAIEAFAARAEALGERLESIEINPVLVDGPRVEALDALVTWRPASEED, encoded by the coding sequence ATGAGCCTGCGCGAGCTGTTCACCCCGAAGTCGATCGCGCTGATCGGCGCCACCGACCGGTCCCGGTGGTCCCAGTTCACGCACCAGAACCTGCGCGATTTCGACGGGCCGGTCTACCGGATCAACCCGCACGGCGGCACGGTGCACGGCGGGCCGGCGTACCGGTCGGTGGCCGAGGTGCCCGGCCCGGTCGATCTGGCCTACGTGATGGTGCCGACCAAGGCCGTCCTGCCCGTCCTGCGCGAGTGCGCGGCTGCCGGGGTGCGCGCCGCCGCCGTGCTTACCGCCGGATTCGCCGAGGTCGGGGAGGAGGGCCGGCGGCTCCAGGACGAGGTGGTCGCCCTGGCCCGCGAGCACGACCTGACCGTCCTCGGCCCGAACGGCAACGGCTACATCAACGCCGCCGCGGGCATCGTCCCCTACGGGCTGCCGATCCCGGGGCCCGTGCCGCGGGGCCCGGTCGGGTTCGTCCTGCAGAGCGGCGCGCTGGTCAGCGGCGTGCTGGGCGCGGCCGCCGCCCGCAACGTCGGCACCTCGCTGCTGGTCTCGATGGGCAACGAGGCGGCCGTCACGGTGGCCGACGTCGTCGACCACATGGTCGACGATCCCGGCACCCGGGTCATCGCGCTCTTCCTGGAGTCCGTCCGCGATCCGGAGGCGTTCCGCCGCGCGGCGGAACGCGCGCTCGCCGCCGGGAAACCGATCGTCGCGCTCAAGGTCGGGCGCAGCAAGATCGGCGCGCGCAGCGCGGCCGCCCACACCGGTGCCCTGGTCGGGGACGACCGGGTCACCGACGCCGCCTTCCACCGGCTGGGCGTCGTCCGGGTCCGCTCCCTGGAGGACCTGATCGCCACGGCCGGGCTGCTGGCCGCCACCGGCCCGCTGCCCGGCGGCAGGGTCGGCGTGGTCACGCCGTCCGGCGGCGCCTGCGAGATCATCGCCGACCGCGCCGAGGACGAGGGCGTCCAGTTGCCGGAGTTCGCGGAGCGGACGCTGGCGGAGCTGCGCGAGCTGTGCCCGCCGTTCGCCACCGTCCAGAACCCGCTGGACGTGACCGGGTACGTCCTGCTCGACCCGACCCTCCTCGTCCGCGCCCTCCAGGTGGTCGCCGCCGACCCCGGCGTGGACGTCACGGTGCTGCTGGCGGACCTGCCGCGGCGGCGCCCCGCCGACGAGGCCGCCGAGGCGCTCGTGCGCGGCCGGGTGTCCGCGCTCGCCGACGTCGTCCGGAGCACGACCGAGGCGACCGGGCGGCCGATCGTCGTGATGTCCACGACGATGTCCGAGATCAGCGAGTACGGGCGCGAGCTCGTCGAGCAGACCGGCCATCCGCACGTCCTCGGTGGCATCGAGCACGGGCTCACGGCGCTGGGGAACGCGCTGACCTGGTCCGCCCACCACCGGCGCGCGCCCGCCCCCGCAGCGGCACCCGTCGAGGCGGTACCGGCCGACCCCGATCGGGATCCGCTGGAGCTGCTCGCCGACGCGGGCGTCCCCGTGGTGCCGACCCTGCGCGTCGCCGGCGCCGAGGAGGCGGTGGCGGCGGCCGAGTCCGCCGGGTACCCGGTCGTGGTGAAGGTGGACGGCGACATCCCGCACAAGACCGACATCGGCGGGGTCCGCCTCGGGCTGCGCACGGCGGCCGAGGTGCGCGAGGCGTACGCGGCCGTGGTGGCCGCCGGGGGCGAGGCCGCCACCGGCGCCGTGGTCCAGCCCCAGCGCGAGGACGGTGTCGAACTGATCGCCGGCGTGGTCCGCGACCCCACCTGGGGGCTGGTCCTGGCGGTCGGGCTCGGCGGGATCTGGACCGAGGTGATGCGCGACTCGGTGCTGCGGCTGCTGCCGGTGCACCGCGCGGAGATCAAGGAAATGATCGGCGGCCTGCGCGGCGCCCCGCTGCTGCGGGGCGCGCGCGGCCGGCGGCCGGCGGACCTGGACCGGCTCGCCGAGGCCATCGAGGCCTTCGCGGCCCGCGCGGAGGCGCTGGGCGAGCGGCTGGAATCGATCGAGATCAACCCCGTGCTGGTCGACGGCCCGCGGGTGGAGGCACTGGACGCCCTGGTCACCTGGCGGCCGGCGAGCGAGGAGGACTGA
- a CDS encoding acyl-CoA dehydrogenase encodes MGIGLAPEHDELAGSVRGFAERHVGAPSAEGAPPGRPSWWAALAEQGLPGLHLPEEHGGQGGGLLDLAVALEELGRAAAPGPYLPTALAAAVTAAADGGDVRGEVLPRFADGSATGAVALGGGLTAEEDGDGLIVSGVTGPVLGGAMADLLVLPAGRWHVVVPASEVAVTPLRSLDPLRPVARIEADAVRVPRHAVLTGLTEERVRILAAALFAAEACGVAGWCVGTAAEHAGMREQFGRPIGQFQAVKHKCARMLVALEQARASAWDAARALDEGADDAAFAAEVAGVVALDAAVSVAKDCIQVLGGIGYTWEHAAHLYLRRALTLRALAGESADWAARVADREPRPVRIDIAEPAARERIRAGVAELAAIGDRAERWDRMGDTGWAVPHLPEPWGLGATPLEQVLIREELAAAGVSGPRLGLATWLVPSLAIYGTEEQKKEFLAPTLRGRRVWCQLFSEPGAGSDLASLSTRAERVEGGWRLTGQKIWTSGAHRASWGYCLARTDPAAPKHDGISYFLVDMASPGVEVRPLREITGGAMFNEVFLDDVFVPDERVVGEVDRGWGVARNTLGNERVAMGGAPGRGLPELVAAGRARALDRVELGRLVCEGQAVELLGLRSTLKQVLGIKPGGEASVRKLLGMEFAQHVADRLHAWQGPEAAVAEPDEPSGRRAASMLAGRAGTIYGGTTEVQLNIIAERLLGLPRDP; translated from the coding sequence ATGGGCATAGGACTGGCCCCCGAACACGACGAGCTGGCCGGGTCGGTTCGCGGCTTCGCCGAGCGGCACGTGGGCGCGCCGTCCGCCGAGGGCGCCCCGCCGGGACGTCCGTCCTGGTGGGCGGCGCTGGCCGAGCAGGGGCTGCCGGGACTGCACCTGCCCGAGGAGCACGGCGGGCAGGGCGGCGGCCTGCTGGACCTCGCGGTCGCGCTGGAGGAACTCGGCCGCGCCGCCGCGCCCGGCCCCTACCTGCCGACCGCGCTGGCCGCGGCGGTGACCGCGGCCGCGGACGGCGGCGACGTCCGCGGCGAGGTGCTGCCGCGCTTCGCCGACGGGAGCGCGACGGGCGCGGTCGCGCTCGGCGGCGGGCTCACCGCCGAGGAGGACGGGGACGGGCTGATCGTGTCCGGCGTGACCGGGCCGGTCCTCGGCGGCGCCATGGCCGACCTGCTGGTCCTGCCCGCCGGGCGGTGGCACGTGGTCGTCCCGGCGTCCGAGGTCGCCGTGACGCCGCTGCGCAGCCTGGATCCGCTGCGGCCGGTAGCGCGGATCGAGGCGGACGCCGTCCGCGTCCCCCGGCACGCGGTCCTGACCGGGCTGACGGAGGAACGGGTGCGCATCCTGGCCGCCGCCCTGTTCGCGGCCGAGGCGTGCGGCGTGGCGGGCTGGTGCGTCGGCACGGCCGCCGAGCACGCCGGGATGCGCGAGCAGTTCGGCCGGCCGATCGGGCAGTTCCAGGCCGTCAAGCACAAGTGCGCGCGGATGCTGGTCGCGCTGGAGCAGGCGAGGGCCTCGGCCTGGGACGCGGCGCGCGCCCTGGACGAGGGCGCGGACGACGCCGCCTTCGCCGCCGAGGTCGCCGGGGTGGTCGCGCTGGACGCCGCCGTGTCCGTCGCCAAGGACTGCATCCAGGTGCTCGGCGGCATCGGCTACACCTGGGAGCACGCCGCGCACCTCTACCTGCGGCGGGCGCTGACGCTGCGCGCCCTGGCCGGGGAGTCGGCGGACTGGGCCGCCCGCGTGGCCGACCGCGAGCCCCGTCCCGTCCGGATCGACATCGCCGAACCGGCGGCGCGGGAGCGCATCCGCGCGGGCGTCGCCGAACTGGCGGCGATCGGGGACCGGGCCGAGCGCTGGGACCGGATGGGCGACACGGGCTGGGCGGTGCCGCACCTCCCCGAGCCCTGGGGGCTCGGGGCCACGCCCCTGGAGCAGGTGCTGATCCGGGAGGAGCTGGCGGCGGCGGGGGTGTCCGGGCCGCGGCTCGGCCTCGCCACCTGGCTCGTCCCGTCCCTGGCGATCTACGGGACCGAGGAGCAGAAGAAGGAGTTCCTCGCGCCCACGCTGCGCGGGCGCAGGGTATGGTGCCAGCTGTTCAGCGAGCCCGGCGCCGGATCCGACCTGGCCTCGCTGAGCACCCGCGCGGAGCGGGTCGAGGGCGGCTGGCGCCTGACCGGGCAGAAGATCTGGACCTCGGGGGCGCACCGCGCCTCGTGGGGATACTGCCTGGCCAGGACCGACCCGGCCGCGCCCAAGCACGACGGCATCTCCTACTTCCTGGTGGACATGGCCTCCCCGGGCGTGGAGGTCAGGCCGCTGCGCGAGATCACCGGCGGCGCGATGTTCAACGAGGTCTTCCTGGACGACGTCTTCGTCCCCGACGAACGCGTCGTCGGGGAGGTCGACCGCGGCTGGGGGGTGGCCCGCAACACCCTCGGCAACGAGCGGGTCGCGATGGGCGGCGCGCCCGGCCGCGGGCTGCCGGAACTGGTCGCGGCGGGCCGGGCGCGCGCGCTGGACCGGGTCGAGCTGGGACGGCTGGTCTGCGAGGGCCAGGCGGTCGAGCTGCTCGGGCTGCGCAGCACGCTCAAGCAGGTGCTGGGCATCAAGCCCGGCGGCGAGGCGAGCGTGCGCAAGCTGCTCGGCATGGAGTTCGCGCAGCACGTCGCCGACCGCCTGCACGCCTGGCAGGGGCCCGAGGCCGCCGTGGCCGAGCCGGACGAGCCGTCCGGGCGGCGGGCCGCGTCCATGCTGGCGGGACGGGCCGGGACGATCTACGGCGGGACCACCGAGGTGCAGCTCAACATCATCGCCGAGCGCCTGCTCGGCCTGCCCCGGGACCCGTGA
- a CDS encoding Na(+)/H(+) antiporter subunit C, with product MTGPTVTLTVAVGVLFATGFHLMLQRSLIRIVVGFMLLGHGANLALLLAGGPSGAPPLLGGGDDREMADPLPQAMALTAIVITFAVTAFLLALAYRSRLLTGEDEVQDDVEDRRICAEEHADPDTWTGDPVEGNKDPARRDGPPPGGPAPGERPRGDGG from the coding sequence ATGACCGGCCCCACCGTCACGCTGACCGTCGCCGTCGGCGTCCTGTTCGCGACCGGCTTCCACCTCATGCTGCAGCGCTCGCTCATCCGCATCGTGGTCGGCTTCATGCTGCTCGGCCACGGCGCCAACCTCGCGCTGCTGCTCGCCGGCGGCCCGTCCGGAGCGCCCCCGCTGCTCGGCGGCGGCGACGACCGGGAGATGGCCGACCCGCTGCCGCAGGCGATGGCCCTCACCGCGATCGTCATCACCTTCGCCGTCACCGCGTTCCTGCTCGCCCTCGCCTACCGCAGCCGCCTGCTCACCGGCGAGGACGAGGTCCAGGACGACGTCGAGGACCGCCGCATCTGCGCCGAGGAGCACGCCGACCCCGACACCTGGACGGGCGACCCGGTCGAGGGGAACAAGGATCCGGCCCGGCGGGACGGGCCGCCCCCCGGCGGGCCCGCGCCCGGCGAGCGTCCGCGCGGGGACGGCGGATGA
- a CDS encoding Na+/H+ antiporter subunit D has translation MNLLVPLPFVLPLLGAAVAMVVRRRENWLRVVAPLFVTGVVAAAGALVAAVARDGVIAVQLGGWAAPLGITLVADRLSTLLVTVSAVVLLAIMVHGVGEGAGGLGEHEPGVFYPAYLTLTAGVCLLFLAGDLFNLFVAFEVMLASSYVLLTLSPTRERVQAGMTYTAVSLTSSILFLTAIGLTYAATGTVNLADLSARTAELPAGTRTALAMLFLVVFGIKSAIVPMHLWLPDSYPAALTQITAVFAALLTKAAVYSLIRVETLLFPRDALSWPMLILAALTMLVGTLGALTHDDVHRVLSLTLVGHIGYMLFGLSLFSVAGLTGAILYLVHHIIVQATLFLVSDLMQGLTGEITLTRLRGLASVSPLVAVLFFVPALSVSGVPPTSGFIAKLALFQAGIGSGRIAAYAVTGIAVLASLLTLMAMSRVWALAFWRTPRDLPERPHDRVARGGIAVMRAVTAAMVCVGLLVPAFAGPLTAWSGRAAAELLNPAPYVQAVLGEK, from the coding sequence ATGAACCTCCTCGTTCCGCTGCCGTTCGTGCTGCCGCTGCTCGGCGCGGCCGTCGCGATGGTCGTCCGCCGCCGGGAGAACTGGCTGCGCGTCGTCGCCCCGCTCTTCGTCACCGGGGTCGTCGCGGCGGCCGGGGCGCTCGTCGCGGCCGTCGCCCGCGACGGCGTCATCGCCGTCCAGCTCGGCGGCTGGGCGGCGCCGCTCGGCATCACGCTCGTCGCCGACCGGCTCTCCACCCTCCTGGTGACCGTGTCGGCCGTCGTCCTGCTCGCCATCATGGTCCACGGGGTGGGGGAGGGCGCGGGCGGCCTCGGCGAGCACGAACCCGGCGTCTTCTACCCCGCCTACCTCACCCTCACCGCCGGGGTCTGCCTGCTCTTCCTCGCGGGCGACCTGTTCAACCTGTTCGTCGCCTTCGAGGTGATGCTCGCCTCCAGCTACGTCCTGCTGACGCTGTCGCCCACCCGCGAACGCGTCCAGGCCGGCATGACGTACACGGCCGTCAGCCTGACCTCGTCCATCCTGTTCCTCACCGCCATCGGCCTCACCTACGCCGCGACCGGCACCGTCAACCTGGCCGACCTGTCCGCCCGCACCGCCGAGCTGCCCGCCGGGACCCGCACCGCCCTCGCCATGCTGTTCCTCGTCGTGTTCGGCATCAAGAGCGCGATCGTCCCGATGCACCTGTGGCTCCCCGACAGCTACCCTGCCGCGCTCACCCAGATCACCGCCGTGTTCGCGGCGCTGCTCACCAAGGCCGCGGTCTACTCGCTGATCCGCGTCGAGACGCTGCTGTTCCCCCGCGACGCCCTCTCCTGGCCGATGCTGATCCTCGCCGCGCTCACGATGCTCGTCGGGACGCTCGGCGCCCTCACCCACGACGACGTGCACCGCGTCCTGTCGCTCACCCTCGTCGGGCACATCGGCTACATGCTGTTCGGGCTCAGCCTGTTCAGCGTCGCGGGCCTCACCGGCGCGATCCTCTACCTCGTCCACCACATCATCGTGCAGGCGACGCTGTTCCTGGTCAGCGACCTCATGCAGGGCCTCACCGGGGAGATCACGCTCACCCGCCTGCGCGGCCTCGCGAGCGTCTCGCCGCTGGTCGCCGTCCTGTTCTTCGTCCCCGCGCTGAGCGTCAGCGGCGTGCCCCCGACGTCCGGGTTCATCGCCAAGCTCGCGCTCTTCCAGGCCGGGATCGGCTCCGGGCGGATCGCCGCGTACGCCGTGACCGGCATCGCCGTCCTCGCCAGCCTGCTCACCCTCATGGCGATGAGCCGGGTGTGGGCCCTCGCCTTCTGGCGCACCCCACGTGACCTGCCCGAACGTCCGCACGACCGGGTCGCGCGGGGCGGCATCGCCGTCATGCGGGCCGTCACCGCCGCGATGGTCTGCGTCGGCCTCCTCGTCCCCGCGTTCGCCGGGCCCCTCACCGCATGGAGCGGCCGTGCCGCGGCCGAACTGCTGAACCCCGCCCCGTACGTCCAGGCCGTCCTGGGGGAGAAGTGA
- a CDS encoding monovalent cation/H+ antiporter complex subunit F has protein sequence MTAVYAVTLSLLGGALAMTIVRLLRGPTSFDRIMAVDVLAVLLVSGIAVHVAAQNDPANATLLVVIAVLGFVGSVTAARLAGEREDGG, from the coding sequence ATGACCGCCGTCTACGCCGTGACCCTGAGCCTGCTCGGCGGTGCCCTCGCCATGACGATCGTCCGGCTCCTGCGCGGCCCGACCTCGTTCGACCGCATCATGGCCGTGGACGTCCTGGCGGTCCTGCTGGTCAGCGGCATCGCCGTGCACGTCGCCGCCCAGAACGATCCCGCGAACGCCACACTCCTCGTCGTGATCGCGGTGCTCGGTTTCGTCGGCTCGGTCACCGCGGCGCGCCTGGCGGGCGAACGGGAGGACGGGGGATGA
- a CDS encoding Na+/H+ antiporter subunit E: MNVLRRMSARAGMAVWLLGVWLLLWGRADAATVLSGVLVALGAYAVTRLPTVPFITRLRPVRLTEAALEFCWDLVASSVVIGKHALWRPGRVRGALVYVRARSRSDVVLLAVTTSMSLRPGTLVLDIDWEDSLFLIHAVPVDGPADAEAVKHDLLGTERRLLRALGAPDPEEPG; the protein is encoded by the coding sequence GTGAACGTCCTGCGCCGCATGAGCGCCCGCGCGGGCATGGCGGTGTGGCTGCTCGGCGTGTGGCTGCTGCTGTGGGGACGCGCCGACGCCGCGACCGTCCTGTCCGGCGTCCTCGTCGCGCTCGGGGCCTACGCCGTGACGCGGCTGCCCACGGTCCCGTTCATCACCCGGCTGCGTCCCGTCCGGCTCACCGAGGCGGCGCTCGAGTTCTGCTGGGACCTCGTCGCGTCGAGCGTCGTCATCGGCAAGCACGCGCTCTGGCGGCCGGGCCGGGTGCGGGGAGCCCTCGTCTACGTGCGCGCGCGCTCGCGGTCGGACGTCGTCCTGCTCGCGGTGACCACGAGCATGTCGTTGCGGCCGGGCACGCTCGTCCTCGACATCGACTGGGAGGACTCGCTCTTCCTCATCCACGCCGTGCCCGTCGACGGCCCCGCCGACGCCGAGGCCGTCAAGCACGACCTGCTCGGCACCGAACGCCGCCTGCTGCGCGCCCTCGGCGCGCCCGACCCGGAGGAGCCCGGATGA